A single window of Streptomyces sudanensis DNA harbors:
- a CDS encoding pyridoxamine 5'-phosphate oxidase family protein: MTSRYGQLLFTPAVREHQERHGSRRNYEHMTAGPARADRLTRDEAGFAATRTSFYLASTSSTGWPYVQHRGGPPGFLQALDEKTLAFADYRGNKQYITTGNLDTDDRVALLLMDYPSRSRLKILGRARTAGVEEWPEAAGALLPGGYRAAVERIVLIDVEAYDWNCPQHIEPRYTAAELEEALGPIRARIAELERENARLREGNREEDRTGGA, encoded by the coding sequence ATGACCAGCCGATACGGCCAACTGCTGTTCACCCCCGCCGTCCGGGAGCACCAGGAGCGGCACGGCAGCCGCCGCAACTACGAGCACATGACCGCGGGACCCGCCCGCGCCGACCGGCTCACCCGGGACGAGGCGGGGTTCGCCGCCACCCGCACCAGCTTCTACCTGGCCAGCACCAGCTCGACCGGCTGGCCCTACGTCCAGCACCGCGGGGGACCGCCCGGCTTCCTGCAGGCCCTCGACGAGAAGACCCTGGCCTTCGCCGACTACCGGGGGAACAAGCAGTACATCACCACGGGGAACCTCGACACCGACGACAGGGTGGCCCTGCTGCTCATGGACTACCCGTCCAGGAGCCGGCTGAAGATCCTGGGCCGGGCCCGCACGGCGGGAGTGGAGGAGTGGCCGGAGGCGGCCGGCGCGCTGCTGCCGGGCGGCTACCGGGCCGCGGTCGAGAGGATCGTCCTCATCGACGTCGAGGCGTACGACTGGAACTGCCCCCAGCACATCGAGCCCCGGTACACCGCGGCCGAACTGGAGGAGGCGCTCGGCCCCATACGCGCCCGCATAGCCGAACTGGAGCGGGAGAACGCACGGCTGAGGGAGGGGAACCGCGAAGAAGACCGGACGGGCGGAGCCTGA
- a CDS encoding HPP family protein produces the protein MSDSQVTALTLPQRFAAALAGKAPARATPAAISVATVGGVVALAVLAAIGVLIDQTVLIPPLAASAALVFAAPALPLAQPRSVIGGQLVSAVVGFAVLAVGGSSVWTAAIAGGLAIGAMALARAPHSPAAATAVIVVLGKPSPVGFLLLLALATLVLVATGIVAGRSGRTARYPTYWW, from the coding sequence GTGTCCGATTCCCAGGTGACCGCGCTCACGCTGCCGCAGCGCTTCGCCGCGGCGCTGGCCGGCAAGGCACCGGCCCGCGCGACACCGGCGGCCATCTCCGTCGCCACCGTCGGCGGCGTGGTGGCGCTGGCCGTCCTGGCCGCCATCGGCGTGCTGATCGACCAGACCGTGCTCATCCCGCCGCTCGCCGCCAGCGCCGCCCTCGTCTTCGCCGCCCCGGCCCTTCCGCTCGCCCAGCCGCGCAGCGTCATCGGCGGCCAGCTCGTCTCCGCCGTCGTCGGCTTCGCCGTCCTGGCCGTGGGCGGCAGCTCGGTGTGGACCGCCGCGATCGCCGGCGGCCTCGCCATCGGCGCGATGGCCCTCGCCCGGGCGCCGCACTCGCCCGCCGCCGCGACCGCGGTGATCGTCGTACTCGGCAAGCCGTCGCCGGTCGGCTTCCTGCTCCTCCTGGCACTGGCCACGCTGGTCCTGGTCGCCACCGGCATCGTCGCCGGCCGCAGCGGCAGGACCGCCCGCTACCCCACCTACTGGTGGTAG
- a CDS encoding CGNR zinc finger domain-containing protein, with protein sequence MDDRKNQQPGRPSVELPPLTGEPLPLELVNTTYIRGGLRGHVVDALAAPGGLDRWLAAHRQQFGPPVAQALAHAGPTGPAHLEAFLELRHALRELAAARTSGRAPEPAHIAAVNAAARLAARWWELGPSFEAVARSPEGDPVRGALGEVGAAAVALFSGEQAERLRACAAPGCILYFVRTHTRREWCTAGCGNRVRVARHSRRAQEGGRKSPSA encoded by the coding sequence ATGGACGACAGGAAGAACCAGCAGCCGGGCCGGCCTTCCGTCGAGCTGCCGCCGCTGACCGGCGAGCCCCTGCCGCTGGAGCTGGTGAACACCACCTACATCAGGGGCGGGCTGCGCGGTCACGTGGTGGACGCGCTCGCCGCGCCCGGCGGCCTCGACCGGTGGCTCGCCGCCCACCGGCAGCAGTTCGGCCCCCCGGTGGCGCAGGCCCTGGCGCACGCGGGGCCGACCGGCCCGGCCCACCTGGAGGCGTTCCTGGAGCTCCGGCACGCGCTGCGGGAGCTGGCGGCCGCCCGGACCTCGGGCCGGGCGCCGGAGCCGGCGCACATCGCGGCGGTGAACGCGGCGGCCCGGCTGGCCGCCCGGTGGTGGGAGCTCGGGCCGTCCTTCGAGGCCGTCGCGCGGTCGCCGGAGGGCGATCCCGTCCGCGGGGCGCTCGGCGAGGTGGGCGCGGCGGCGGTGGCGCTGTTCTCCGGGGAGCAGGCGGAGCGGCTGCGGGCCTGCGCCGCTCCCGGCTGCATCCTGTACTTCGTCCGGACGCACACCCGCCGCGAGTGGTGCACGGCCGGCTGCGGGAACCGGGTGCGGGTCGCCCGGCACAGCCGCCGCGCCCAGGAGGGCGGCCGGAAGTCGCCCTCGGCGTGA
- a CDS encoding vanadium-dependent haloperoxidase, protein MFRTARQGSAGLRYAVAAVALASVATLAPAQSAVAEEAPSPDYISLNHARGSNDHVLYWNTALMDLFRHRGGTPGPLGRGGAMMDLAIYDAVNSIRTIGKPYLTKDATAAGRHAALNTAIDYAAYTALRDAFPSYPVADLDLKLKTALSMPNSASSTERAYGRDLGIRTAQAIIAARANDGSADATPYVATEGPGHWRPAEGKPAGAPNWGKVKPFALTSGSQFRPGTIGGFSSPQALLSSPEYAQQVNEIKRIGGRDSTERTAEQTQIAHFWANDIDGTYKPIGQQYAHTVDIFRKYRPNGTSFESAKLFGLTSVALADAAIAVWDSKYLTNWDVWRPADAITRAGEVPNPGIVADPTWRPQEQDLAGNSFSPNFPTYVSGHSGIAAAWAGIVRHYFGTDNLSFTGGTDDPLAKGVTRSFTSLSAAAKEKADSRKYIGVHFEWDNQAALTMGYQVSDHVAATILN, encoded by the coding sequence ATGTTCCGCACAGCACGTCAGGGCAGCGCAGGGCTGAGATACGCCGTGGCCGCCGTGGCCCTGGCCTCCGTCGCCACGCTGGCGCCCGCCCAGTCCGCGGTCGCCGAGGAGGCACCGTCCCCGGACTACATCTCCCTCAACCACGCACGGGGCTCCAACGACCACGTCCTGTACTGGAACACCGCGCTGATGGACCTGTTCCGGCACAGGGGCGGCACCCCGGGCCCGCTCGGCCGCGGCGGGGCGATGATGGACCTGGCCATCTACGACGCCGTCAACTCCATCCGCACCATCGGCAAGCCGTACCTGACCAAGGACGCGACCGCCGCCGGCCGCCACGCCGCGCTCAACACGGCGATCGACTACGCGGCCTACACCGCGCTCCGGGACGCCTTCCCGTCCTACCCGGTCGCCGACCTCGACCTGAAGCTCAAGACGGCGCTGTCCATGCCCAACAGCGCCAGCAGCACGGAGCGCGCCTACGGCCGCGACCTCGGCATCAGGACCGCGCAGGCGATCATCGCCGCCCGCGCCAACGACGGTTCGGCCGACGCCACCCCGTACGTGGCCACCGAGGGCCCCGGCCACTGGCGCCCCGCCGAGGGCAAGCCCGCCGGCGCCCCCAACTGGGGCAAGGTCAAGCCCTTCGCCCTGACCTCCGGCTCGCAGTTCCGGCCCGGTACCATCGGCGGCTTCTCCAGCCCCCAGGCGCTCCTGTCGAGCCCCGAGTACGCGCAGCAGGTCAACGAGATCAAGCGGATCGGCGGCAGGGACTCCACGGAGCGCACCGCCGAGCAGACGCAGATCGCGCACTTCTGGGCCAACGACATCGACGGCACGTACAAGCCGATCGGCCAGCAGTACGCGCACACCGTGGACATCTTCCGCAAGTACCGGCCGAACGGCACCTCCTTCGAGAGCGCCAAGCTCTTCGGCCTGACCTCGGTGGCCCTCGCGGACGCCGCGATCGCCGTGTGGGACTCCAAGTACCTGACGAACTGGGACGTCTGGCGTCCCGCGGACGCCATCACGCGCGCCGGTGAGGTGCCCAACCCGGGCATCGTCGCCGACCCGACCTGGCGCCCGCAGGAGCAGGACCTGGCGGGCAACAGCTTCAGCCCGAACTTCCCGACGTACGTCTCCGGCCACTCCGGCATCGCCGCCGCCTGGGCGGGCATCGTCCGCCACTACTTCGGCACCGACAACCTGTCCTTCACCGGTGGCACCGACGACCCGCTGGCCAAGGGCGTCACGCGCTCCTTCACCAGCCTGAGCGCCGCCGCCAAGGAGAAGGCCGACAGCCGCAAGTACATCGGCGTGCACTTCGAGTGGGACAACCAGGCCGCCCTCACCATGGGCTACCAGGTCTCCGACCACGTCGCCGCCACCATCCTGAACTGA